A region of Osmerus eperlanus chromosome 9, fOsmEpe2.1, whole genome shotgun sequence DNA encodes the following proteins:
- the LOC134027021 gene encoding uncharacterized protein LOC134027021 isoform X2, which translates to MLLRFLSVLGYIINIDTLMSMVPVLIEGQRYVLTYRFSQDHLELLFNSIRASGGWNKNPNARQFKYIFRKLMARCGVVKPCRGNVTAQDEAESLPAVIDTSTGLSAVDMSSAAGGEDLPSPFADIPAQVHDHSYLPSCDVCHASLVTDAASAIKDQSYHLLSLKKMEAW; encoded by the exons ATGCTACTaaggt TCCTCTCTGTCCTGGGCTACATCATAAACATTGACACGTTGATGTCGATGGTTCCTGTGCTGATTGAAGGACAGCGATATGTCCTGACCTACAGATTCAGCCAGGACCACTTGGAACTTCTCTTTAACTCCATCAGAGCATCCG GTGGCTGGAATAAGAACCCTAATGCCAGACAGTTCAAGTACATCTTTAGAAAGCTGATGGCCCGGTGTGGAGTTGTTAAACCATGCAGAGGCAATGTGACAGCACAGGATGAGGCAGAGTCCCTACCAGCGGTCATCGACACCTCTACAGGCCTATCAGCTGTAGATATGTCCTctgcagcaggaggagaagatcTTCCATCCCCGTTTGCTGACATTCCTGCCCAAGTTCATGACCACAGCTACCTTCCCTCCTGTGATGTCTGCCATGCCAGCCTGGTGACAGATGCTGCATCTGCCATCAAGGACCAGAGCTACCACCTGCTGTCTCTAAAAAAAATGGAGGCCTGGTGA